One Setaria italica strain Yugu1 chromosome II, Setaria_italica_v2.0, whole genome shotgun sequence DNA segment encodes these proteins:
- the LOC105913839 gene encoding uncharacterized protein LOC105913839: protein MQSIKKLWNEWEIQFLVLLSFTLQTFLFFSGSLRRRSKNMLLNFIIWTAYLGADLVAVYALGFLSRHEDTTTGSGTLRGVHQLAFFWAPFLLIHLGGQDTITAFAIEDNNLWLRHLLNLIVQVTLAIYVFWKSIDQYSYQLTAPGIFVSITGIIKYGERTMALMYGNLTNMSGILQKMKNTSDSNTTENVDEVRRLEQADDVGYLGIVSFALISAPGVRELFAGHTLHQMEVDQRDVLTSTIHEAHMPKLLEVELDLMYDDIYTKALVIRTKSGIILRCLSQISMVVAFVLFLVSNHHGYSRADVAITYVLFAGAFVLEACAAFMLLMSPWTWSWLKTRRFCGLAHLCTALLSSSIARSEGRPLWSNSMGQYNFLSYVGCEKSRLSKLVKRVARMTASLVGANEGKLLLWLSKLLDTEHVEVDKTTMESVIQTVYKSHGESTISLGDAQHWPNIGPFLKGLLPDFGASLGYGIVCFHLFTEVHLRNYQLTNNVSHLITACRNLSNYMLYLLVARPEMLPVSGTTRPTLKLFLDDIARENWDRQSLGVGDQLVLHRARFLVLKKLGLSSEPEACRETLEEILSVWTRLLVYSAGKSRAAVHASGLSTGGELITFAWLLMAHHKLGDVGQRNAFLLPGAD, encoded by the coding sequence ATGCAGAGCATCAAGAAACTCTGGAACGAGTGGGAAATTCAGTTCTTGGTGCTCCTCAGTTTCACATTACAAactttcctcttcttttccgGCAGTCTTCGGCGGCGTAGCAAAAACATGTTACTTAATTTCATAATTTGGACAGCTTATCTGGGTGCAGACTTGGTAGCAGTTTATGCCCTTGGCTTTCTCTCAAGACATGAGGATACAACCACGGGTAGTGGCACCTTAAGAGGGGTTCACCAACTAGCTTTCTTTTGGGCACCTTTCCTTCTCATACATCTTGGTGGACAAGACACTATCACTGCTTTTGCCATTGAAGACAACAATTTATGGTTGAGGCATTTGCTGAATTTGATTGTTCAAGTTACCCTTGCCATCTATGTATTTTGGAAGTCCATTGATCAATACAGTTATCAACTTACAGCTCCAGGTATTTTTGTTTCTATTACTGGAATTATCAAGTATGGGGAAAGGACAATGGCCTTAATGTATGGGAACCTAACAAACATGAGTGGCATTCTTCAGAAAATGAAAAACACGAGTGATTCCAATACCACTGAGAATGTGGACGAGGTTCGAAGACTGGAGCAGGCTGATGATGTTGGCTATCTTGGTATTGTTTCTTTTGCTTTGATATCAGCCCCAGGTGTCCGAGAACTCTTTGCCGGACACACCTTGCACCAAATGGAAGTTGACCAAAGGGATGTACTGACATCTACAATTCATGAGGCCCACATGCCCAAGTTACTTGAGGTTGAACTTGACCTAATGTACGACGATATCTACACCAAGGCTCTGGTGATTCGTACAAAAAGCGGCATAATACTTCGATGTTTATCTCAAATTTCTATGGTAGTCGCTTTTGTGCTCTTCCTTGTAAGCAACCATCATGGGTACAGCAGGGCAGATGTTGCAATCACATATGTGTTATTTGCCGGAGCCTTTGTTCTGGAAGCTTGTGCAGCATTTATGTTACTGATGTCGCCATGGACTTGGTCATGGTTGAAGACCCGAAGGTTCTGTGGGCTCGCTCATTTATGCACAGCCCTCCTCTCCAGCAGTATTGCGCGGTCAGAGGGGAGGCCTCTGTGGTCAAATTCCATGGGGCAGTACAACTTTCTGAGCTATGTCGGTTGTGAGAAGTCGAGGCTGTCCAAGCTAGTGAAGAGGGTGGCGAGGATGACCGCAAGCCTAGTTGGCGCCAATGAAGGAAAGCTATTGTTGTGGCTGAGCAAGCTTTTGGACACTGAACATGTCGAGGTGGACAAGACGACAATGGAGTCTGTCATACAAACTGTCTATAAATCACATGGTGAAAGCACGATCAGTCTAGGGGATGCTCAACACTGGCCTAACATTGGCCCCTTCCTGAAAGGACTGCTGCCCGACTTTGGCGCCAGTCTAGGTTATGGCATTGTGTGCTTTCATCTATTTACAGAGGTACACCTACGTAACTACCAACTTACGAATAATGTTAGTCACTTGATAACCGCATGCCGCAATCTGTCCAACTACATGCTTTACCTTCTGGTGGCACGACCTGAAATGCTACCTGTCAGTGGCACCACCCGACCTACCCTAAAATTATTTCTAGACGACATCGCCAGAGAAAATTGGGACAGACAGAGCCTTGGAGTTGGAGACCAACTAGTACTGCACAGAGCCAGATTTCTTGTTCTGAAGAAGTTGGGTTTATCCTCTGAACCTGAGGCATGCAGAGAAACGTTGGAGGAGATATTGAGTGTTTGGACGAGGCTGCTTGTTTACTCTGCCGGCAAGTCGCGAGCGGCAGTGCATGCGTCGGGGCTGAGCACAGGAGGGGAGCTCATCACCTTTGCTTGGTTACTCATGGCGCACCACAAGCTTGGCGATGTTGGACAACGGAATGCCTTCCTCTTACCCGGAGCCGATTGA